From Aricia agestis chromosome 11, ilAriAges1.1, whole genome shotgun sequence, a single genomic window includes:
- the LOC121731752 gene encoding protein brawnin has protein sequence MPAGVSWPRYLTFAAAAFASMITGSQIVHLHYRPLVDLHKYIYKELENFPEDIQEKIKNELREEGILK, from the coding sequence ATGCCAGCGGGTGTTTCTTGGCCTCGATATCTAACATTCGCTGCAGCAGCCTTTGCCAGCATGATTACCGGGTCGCAGATTGTTCACCTACACTATCGCCCACTTGTAGATCTTcacaaatatatttataagGAATTGGAAAATTTCCCCGAAGATAtacaagaaaaaattaaaaatgaactGAGAGAGGaaggtattttaaaataa